The sequence GCAAGATGATCAGCACGTCGGTGATCTTGCGGAAGCGGAACTTGTAGCGCACCAGTCCAATGGCGATCAACGTGCCCAAGGCAGTAGCCACAATGGTGGCCACGGTGCCCACCTGCAGCGAATGCACCAGCGATTCGCAGACCGCCGGAGCCCCGCACGGGTTCTGCCAGTTATCCAGCGTGAAGCCGCGCCATTCCAAGTTGGTCCGGCCTGCATCGTTAAAGGAGAACACGAAGATGTACGCGATCGGGACCAACAGGTAAATGAAGGCCAGCCCGCCGACCACTGGGATGAACCAGCGTCCAATTTTCTGCTTCACGCTACATCAACTCCTCGGTGCCGAAGCGGCGGATATAAATCGTGACCAGGATCAGGATGGAAATCATCAGCACGAAGCTCAAGGCTGAGGCACCGGGGTAATCGATGACCTTGAAGAACCTGGAGTCGATGACCTGGCCGATCATGGTGGTATTGCGGTTATTGCCCAGCAGGGCCGCGTTGACGTAGTCGCCGGCAGCCGGGATAAAGGTCAGCAGGGTGCCGGCGAAGACACCGGGAGCGCTCATCGGCAGCGTGACCTTGAAGAACGAGGTCATCGGGCTGGCGTAGAGATCCCCGGAGGCTTCAAGCAGGCGGGTATCGAGCCGGCCTAGGTTCGCGTAGATCGGCAGCACCATGAACGGCAGGAAATTATAGGTCAAACCGGCGACCACCGCGAAAGGCGTGGCGGTCAGGTGCCCATCAGCCGGCAGGATCGCCAGGAATTTAAGGCTCTGGGCGATGAACCCCTCATCGGCCAGGATCTGCTTCCACGCCTGGGTACGCAAGATGAAGCTGGAGAAGAACGGGGCGATGAGCAGGACCAGCAAGATGCCCTGCAGCAGCGTCTTCTCGCGCAGCCGAACTGCCACCAGATAGGCCATCGGGAAACCGATCAGCAGGGCCAGGACCGTAGCGATCAGCGCGAACCCGAAGGAACGGATCAGATCCGGCCAGTAGGCGGCCAGCACGGTGGCATAGTTGCTGATTTCGAAGCCGGGCACGAACTCGCCAATTTCGGCGCCTTCGGGCTTGACGTACAGGCTCATCGCCAGCAGCACTACCACCGGTAGGGCGAAGAACAGCGCGAGCACCAGCATGCCCGGGGCAATCAGGAAGATCCCGGTGCGGCCCTTGCGCCGCTCGGCCCGGATCTCCTCGGCGCTGCGCAGGTCGGTCAGGCCCTTCTTGGTCATCACCGTCATGGCTGATCAACTCCCGCGTCCTCGTGCTCATTGCCGGCCAGCCCGAAGGAGTGCCGCGCATCCCAGGACAGGTAGACGGTGTCGCCTTCTTCGGCCGGCTGCTGCCCGCGGTTCTGCGAGAACGTGCCGATGGTGCCGATCCCGTCCACCTCGACCAGGTACTCGGTGGTGGTGCCGGTGAAGGACACGTCGATCACCGTGCCGGACAAGCGGTTCTCCCCCTCATAGCCTTCACGCGAGATCGAGATCTTCTCCGGACGTACTCCCAGCACCACTTCCCCGCTGTTCTGCACCGCCCGGTCCTCGGGAAGCAGGATGGTCTGGCCATTGACCAGCACGCTGAGCATTCCTGCGTTGTTCTGGGTCACCTTGCCCCGCATCAGGTTGGATTTGCCCAGGAAGTTCGCGACGAAGGCGGTTTTGGGCAGTTCGTAGAGCTCGCGCGGCGGGCCCATCTGCTCGATCTTCCCGCCGTTCATCACCGCGACCACGTCGGCCATGGTCATGGCCTCTTCCTGGTCGTGGGTAACGTGGATGAAGGTCAGGCCCACTTCGGTCTGGATGTTCTTCAGCTCCAGCTGCATCTGCCGGCGCAGCTTCATATCCAGCGCACCCAGCGGCTCATCGAGCAGCAATACCTGCGGCCGGTTGACCAGCGCGCGGGCCAGAGCCACGCGCTGCTGCTGTCCACCGGAAAGCTGGATCGGCTTGCGGTTGGCCAGATGCCCCAGCTCCACCAGCTCCAACCCGGCCTTGGCCTTCTCCATGGCCTGCTTGTCCTTCTTGCGCTTCAGTCCAAAGGCCACATTTTCCAGCACGCTCATATGTGGGAACAGCGCGTAGGACTGGAATACCGTGTTCACCGGACGCTGGTGGCTGGCCAGCCCGGTCACGTCCTGGCCGCCGATGGAGATGCTCCCCTCGCTGGGAGCTTCTAGGCCTGCGATCATCCGCAGCGTGGTCGATTTGCCGCAGCCCGAAGGGCCGAGCAGTGCGAAGAAGGTACCCGAAGGGACTACCAAATCCAGGTCCTTGACGGCCACGAAGCTGGCAAACCGCTTGGTGATGCCCGACAGGTGAAGGTCCGCTCCGGTAGTTGTCGTTTCGGTGCGCGATGCCAAGGTGGTCATACCCCAATCACTTCCTGGAACTGGTTCTGGAAATCTGTTTCTTCTTCCACCGACAATTCACGTTCGGTGGTTGCCCGCTTCAAGAAGTCCTGCGTCGGGAAGATCAGCGGGTCGCTGACCAGTTCCGGATCGATCTTCTCCATCTGTTCCTGCGCGCCATCCACCGGGCACAGGTAGTTCACGTAAGCGGCGACTTCGGCGGCCACATCGGGCTGGTAGTAGAAGTCCATGAGCTTCTCGGCGTTGGTCTTGTGCGTGGCACCCATCGGAACCATGAAGTTATCGCTCCACAGCAGTCCGCCCCGTTCAGGCAGTGCGAACTCCCATTTGTTCCCCTCTTCGAAGTTCAGCTGGGTGATGTCTCCGGAGTAGGCCAGGCCCGCGATCGCGTCCCCGGAAATCAGGTCCTGCTTATAGGAGTTGCCCTTGACCTGCCGGATCATCCCGTTGCCGATGTTCTTCTCCAGCACTTCCAAGGCGCTGGAGTATTCATCCTGGCCCCAGTTCCCGGCGATATCCACGCCCTGGTCGAGCAACAGCATCGGCATGGTGTCGCGCATTTCATCGAGCATCGTGATCCGGCCCTTGAGCGCTGGATCCCAGAGGTCCTCGACGTTTTCCAGGCCCTTGGGGAATACGTCCTTGTTCCACACCAGGCCGGTGTAGCCCGACTGCCAGGTCAGCGACTTCTTGCGTCCCGGATCGAAACGAACGTCCTGCAGCTGCGGCAAGAGGTTCTTGATATTCGGGATGTTTGCGTGGTTCAGGTCTTGCACGTAGCCCTGGCGGATGATGCGTTCGGCCATCCAGTCGGTGAGCACCATCAGGTCCTGGCCAATATCCTGGCCTGCAGAGAGCTGGGACTGCACCTTGCCGTAGTAGGAATCGTTGGAGTCGATATCCTCGACGTAGTTGGCCTCCAGCCCGCTTTCCTTCATGAAGCGCTGCAAGGTCGGGTACTTGCGTGTTTCATCGTCGTAATCCAAGTACAACGTCCAGTTGGCCCAGTTCACGATTTTTTCGGAATCCGAAAGGTCCTTCGCTGGGCTCAGCGCCGCGCTGGCTGCGGTGCCGGTGCTTTTGGTGCCGCAGGCCGAGAGCAGCCCGGCCAACGCCAGGCCCGCAGATCCGGCCAGTACCGATCGGCGTGATGCCTGGGCGGAGCCGATGCCGCGCAGCAGGCGCTGGCGTTGGTCATTGATGGCTCGCTGTCGAGTCATGTTTTTCCTTGCTTTCTATGCGCCGATTGCACTCTGGAATTCAGAGTTCAGCGTGGTTTCTTCATCCGCTTCCAGGGAGCGGAATACATGGGCCTTGGCCAGGTCCACATCGGTCGGGAAAATCAGCGGGTTGCCGACCAGCTCCGGATCGATCTTTTCCATTTCTTCCTTGGCGCCTTCCACCGGGCAAATGAAGTTCACATAGGCTGCGACTTCGGCGGCCACGGCCGGGTCGTAGTAGAAGTCCATGAGCTTCTCGGCGTTGGTCTTGCGCGGGGAGCCGACCGGAACCATCATGTTGTCGCTCCACAGGGTGCCGCCGGCCTCCGGGATGATGAATTCCCATTGGTCATCGTTCTCGAAGTTCATCTGCACGATGTCGCCGGACCAGACGATCCCGGCGATTGCATCGCCGGAGATGAAGTCCTGCTTGTAGGAGTTGCCCTTGACCTGGCGGATCTGGCCGTTGTCGATGTTCTTGCGCAGCAGGTCGGTAGCTGCACCGAATTCGTTCTCGCCCCAGTCCCCGGCGATATCCACGCCGTTTTGCATCATCAGCAGGCCGATAGTGTCGCGCATTTCATCGAGCACGGTGATCCGGCCCTTGAGCGATGGATCCCACAGGTCCTCTACGGACTTCATGCCCTTCGGGAAGGCCTTCTTGTTCCAGGCGATGCCCGCGTAGCCGGACTGCCAGGTCAGCGAGTGCTTGCGTCCCGGGTCGAAGTCGACTTCCTGCAAGCTAGGCAGCAGGTTGGCCGAGTTCGGAATGTTCGCCAGGTTCAGCTCCTGGGTGTAGCCCTGGCGGATCAGGCGTCCGGCCATCCAGTCGGTGAGCGTGATGATGTCCTGGCCGATGTCCTGGCCTGCTTTGAGCTGGCCCTGCACCTTGCCGTAGTACGAGTCGTTGCCGTCGATGTCCTCGACGTAGTTCACCTTGATGCCGCTCTGCTTGGTGAAGGCATCCAGCGTTGGGTAGGTCTTCTTCTTTTCGTCGTAGTCCAGGTAGAGCGTCCAGTTGGCCCAGTTCACGGTGGGATCCGAAGAGGAGATGTCCTTGACGGCTTCGGCGTTCTTGGTGCCGCTGCTTGAACCTCCGGTGCCGCAGGCGGCGAGCAGTCCGGTCAGGCCTAGGGCGCCGGCGGTGGAAAGCACCGAGCGGCGGGAGTAGCTGCGCTGTCCCATCGCCTGGACGAGGGCACGTACTTGCGGATCTTGCGGTAGTCGGCGTTGCGAGTGCGACATGGCTTCAGTCCTAACATCGGATGCAGTGTGATCGTCCACACATGAAAGTGTTGACGTTCATCCTGCCAGCAATGCACAGGTCCAACAAGACCTAGACGAAAGATTCCTTGTAAAAACTGCGTTACTAAAACTGAAATCTTTCAGAAATACCCCTTTCGCAACTGAATCAGTGAAGGTAGGGTCATTGGAAAGTCCCTTAGACCTAGGAGGTCGATATGACGTTGCCCCCGCACCCAGCGCAGGCCATTGATGAAATTTCCAAGGAGATCATCGAACAGCTGCAGGAAGACGGCCGCCGCTCATATGCGGCCATCGGCAAAGCAGTGGGCCTGAGCGAAGCTGCTGTGCGCCAGCGCGTGCAGAAGCTGGTCGAGAGCCGCGTTATGCAAATCGTCGCAGTCACCAATCCGCTGGAGTTGGGGTTCACCCGCCAAGCCATGATCGGCGTCGTCGCTGCCAATGACATCAGCGGCACCGCCGACCTGATCGCCGAATTGCCGGAGGTCGACTACTGCGTGGTCACCGCCGGCACCTCCGATATCCTCGCCGAGGTCATCTGCTCGAACGATGAAGACCTTTTGCGCGTGATCGGCACGATCCGTGGGATCGAAGGCGTGGTCAGCACCAACACGTACACCTACCTTTCACTCAAAAAACAGGAATACAACTGGGGAACACGATGAACACACCACGTGGTACCGATCGCCAGCAAGCCGCCCGCGATCACCTTTGGATGCACATGGCCCGGCACTCCGGGATCTCACAAGGCGGGCACGTGCCGATCATCTCGCGCGGCGAGGGACACAAGATTTACGACGATGCCGGACGCGAATACTTCGACGGGCTGGCAGGTCTATTCGTCGTCAATGCCGGACACGGACGTGCCGAACTAGCCGAAGTCATGGCCAAGCAGGCCGAAAAGCTGGCCTTCATGCCGCTATGGTCCTACGCCCACGAACCAGCCATCGACCTGGCCGAACGTCTGGCCAGCTACGCGCCGGGCGATTTGAACCGCGTCTTCTTCACCACCGGCGGTGGCGAAGCCGTGGAATCGGCCTTCAAGCTGGCAAAGCAGCACTTCAAGATGAAGGGCAAACCTGGCAAGACCAAGGTCATCTCCCGCGCACTGGCCTACCATGGCACCCCGCAGGGCGCACTGGCCATCACCTCGCTGCCGGATATGAAGACCCCGTTCGAGCCATTGGTCCCGGGCACCTTCCGCGTACCGAACACGAACTTCTATCGTGCGCCGGAAATGTTCGCCGATAACGAGAAGGACTTCGGGCTGTGGGCTGCTGAACGCATCCGCGAGGCCATCGAATTCGAAGGGGCCGATTCGGTAGCCGCAGTCTTCCTTGAGCCGGTGCAGAACTCGGGCGGCTGCTTCCCGCCGCCACCGGGCTACTTCGACCGGGTGCGCGAGATCTGCGATGAGTACGATGTACTGCTGGTCTCCGATGAGACCATTTGCGCATTCGGCCGCATCGGCTCGATGTTCGCCTGCAACGACTTCGGCTACGTGCCGGACATCATCACCTCAGCCAAGGCACTGACCAGCGGTTACGTCCCACTGGGCGTGATGGTCGTTTCCGATAAGCTCTTCGAGCCATTCACCAAGGGCGATAGCACCTTCTATCACGGCTACACCTTTGGCGGGCATCCGGTCGCCGCGGCAGTGGCCATGGCCAACCTGGACATTTTCGAGCGTGAAGGGCTCAACGAAAACGTCAAGAACAACGCCGACGCGTTCAAGTCCACCCTGTCCAAGCTCACCGATCTGGACATCGTCGGCGATGTGCGCGGCGCCGGCTACTTCTACGGAATCGAGCTGGTCAAGGACAAGGCGACCAAGGAAACTTTCAACGACGCCGAATCCGAACGCCTGCTGCGCGACTACCTCTCCCCTGCACTATGGGAAGCGGGATTGTATTGCCGAGCCGACGACCGTGGCGACCCGGTCATTCAGTTGGCTCCGCCGATCACGATCGGACAGCCGGAGTTCGACCAGATCGAGTCGATTCTTCGAACTGTCTTGAAGGAAGCAGCTAATAAAATCTAGTCAGACAAGGGTTCGCAGGCATTGCCTGCGAACCCTTATCTCTAGTCAGAGGGTGTTACTTCACGAAACTGCACTCAATTGGTACTTTGTGGCACACACCACTAGTCTGAGGTCATTAGGCGATTAAGATCGGCTTTTGGAAGATTGCAGGAACCTCATGACTTTGGAACCGACCAGAATCAGGTTGGCACGCGAACGTGCAGCGCTGAGCCGGTCCGCCTTGGCCGCCTCGCTGGGTATTTGCGAGCGCGAACTCGCTCATGCTCCCGAGGCTCTCTCCCTTGCCCTGGCCGAGGCGCTGGGCTGCGCACCGCAGTTCTTCCAGCTTCCAGCAACCCAGGCAATCGACATCGGACGAATCTTCTTCCGCTCCCCTCGACGCACCAGCACCGCGCAGAAGGTAGCCGCCGCCGCGCTGGGCCGCCACGGCGTGGAACTCTACAACTTGATTACCCAAACCTTCCGGCTCCCGCAGACCGAGGTCCCCGAGCTGTGTGGCTTCACCCCAGAAGATGCCGACGCGCAGCTGCGCACCGAATGGGCGCTGGGCTGCGGCGCACTGCCCGATGTCCTGCACCTGCTCGAATCCCACGGGGTGCGGGTGCTGAGCCTTCCGGCCTCACTGGAGGAGGTCAAGACCTTCAGCTTCTGGGAAGACGGCCAAGCATTTATCTTCCTGGCCTCCGGCAGCCGCAATGCACAGCGCCTGGCCCTGGCCCACGAACTGGGGCATCTGCTGATGCACTCCACGCTGGGCGAGAACCGCGAACAGCTGGCGGTTGCCGAACGAGAAGCCGATGAATTCGCCGCCCGGCTGCTCTTGCCCGCACTGTCCTTGCAGGTACGGGTTTCCGATTCCCTGCAGATCCCGCAGCTGCTCTTGCTCGAAGAGCATTTTGGGGCGCCGGCCAAGGTAATCCTGGCTCATGCGCGCGCTTGCCACCTGTTGGGCGAGGACGCCTACCAATGGCTTTCGCAGGAGTTGGCCTTAGAGCCTCCAGCCGAGCACCAGCAACTGGTGTCCCGGGTGTTCTCCCTAGTCTTCCCTTCCCTGCAGCGCGATCATCGGGCCAGCACGGCGCGGATCGGACGCGAATTGGGGCTGACTGCCGAGCAGATCCACGAGCTGAGTTTCGGGCAGGCCTTCGTACTGCTTGAAGGGCAGAATCGATGCGATACCGGTGAAGCGGTACGCGGGCACCTACGCGCACTTTAGCGCAACGGTCGCAGCTTAATCGGCTGGGCTCAAGGCTCGACGATTTCCACTTCGATCAACCCTGCCCGCCATTGCCTGGTCGCTTCCTCCGCCAGTGTGTTTGCGGCAGATGCCTCATCCGGGGTCATGAAGTACGTATTGAAACGCAGCTTCTGCTCGGGATCGAGTTCCGGCGGCAGCAGCACCATCGGGCGACTGCCGGGCACCTTGACGGCGTGGAATAGCCCGCAGTGCCTGGCCGGGTGGTGGATCAGGCAGTTCAAGTCAGCGGATTTGATATCCGTGCGTCCGCCTTTCTCCCAAGGATCCAGATGATCGATCTCGCACTGTTCGGCGGGCATGGAGCAGCCAGGATAGGAACAGCCGCGATAGGCTGCCCGGATGGCTCGGCCTTGGGCCTTGGAGAAGAACCGCTGGGTTCTGCCCAGATCCAGCGGCAGGCTCTTGGAATTGAGTACCAGTGGATAGATCCCGGCATTGCACAGCGCTGCCCTGGTTTCCCCCGGTGAGAGCGGTGTTCCTGCGGAAGTCACCGCGAAGCTGCTGGCTTGCTGCTGCATCTTCTCCCAATTCAAGATGATGCTCACCTGTGCGCGCGCTAGGCCCGGTATTTCTTCTGGCTGGCTACCGGTGGGTTTGCGGTCGGTCATCAACAAGGCCATGAAACCTACCAACCGTCTTCGTTCGGGTTTCAAATCCTCCCACTGTCCAGGTTCTCCCTGGCCGGTGGCCCGATTTTCCTTGGAATCGGATAATTCCTGCTCGGAGTCTGCATCTTCCCTAGCCCATTCGGGTTTGGTTTCCCCATCGTCCCAATCACTGGCTTCTTGGCCGGTGAATTGGGCCTCGGCGTCTTTCAGGCCTTGGCGATTGCCTGCTGCCGTGGCCGGATTGCCCAGCCGGGTGAAGAAGGCTTGCACATAGGCGTCTTGGGAGGGCAAGACGCGCAGCAGGTATTCGACCAGCCCCTTGCGCATGCCGCGCTTGAAGATGCCAATTTCATCGAGCAGGGCCTTCATCGGACGTTGGCCTGATTTGATCTGGCTGATCAGGTCGTTGATGTGCTTGCGCGCCGTCTTGGGTTCCGCACGCAAGAATGCGGTGGCTTGGTCCTGCAGTTCCTGCTTCTTCGCTTCCCCCGCTGTGCCTTCGCCGAGGTCTTTGCGGGCGGAGTGCAGCTTGAGCGCTGTGGAAGCTACCAGTCGCGGATCCAGATTCCGGCCTTCGAATTCTTCGGCCAGTTCCGGCAGCCACGCGGCGATTGGTTGCCCGGCATCATCGACCCCGCCAATCAGGCAGTCGGCCTGCACCAAGCGGGTTGAGGCGGCGCCCAAGGCGATGCCCAGCCAGTGCACCATCAGCCCTTTGGCGTCCTTGAAGTGGGTGCGTCCGGTGGTGGTGCGCCCTTCTGCCGCTTCCAGCTGCTCCATGGTGGGATCGAGGCCTGCCTCGGTGATGTTTTGCAGGCTGTCCTGGGTCAGCTTGTGGGCACCGGTGGCGCGCAGACTGTGGGCGCAGTGGATTTGTTCGCGGGCGACGTCTTCGGAGACCGCTTCGATGAGCATTGCCTTGCAGGCGGCGTGGCCGGCCGGAATGTCCCCGGAGAGCCGCTGCAGAGCAGAAGCCATCAAGGCCTTGGCATCGGCCAGGTCTTTCAGGGCTTGTGCGGTTTGGGTGCTCATGGAAAACATGATGCCCCGGAACCTGCCGGTGGCGGTGGCGCCTAGGATCGCATGTGGATAACTCAGCCGTGCATGCGATACCAGAGCAGCGCCACCTGCAGTGAGGCACGGGATTCGGCCGAATCCAGCTGCACGCCGAGTTTGGTTTCGAGCTTGGCCAGCCGGGCATAGAGGGTCGGCCGGGAAAGGTACCCGGCCTTGGCAAGCGCGGATTTGTTCCCACCGTGGGCCAGGTAGAGTTCGAGCAGTTCCAGGGCCGGTTCGTCCACCGGGCTGAGCAGGCCGGAAAGTTCGGCCAGTGCGAAGGTGCGCATTTTCGGGTCGGCGCCCATGGCCGAGAGCACCCCGCGCAGGCGCAGGTCGGCGAAGCGGTAGTAGGGCTGGGCGCGGGTGGGCAGGTGCGGGACGATTTGCGCCACGTGCGCTGCTTCTTCCAGTCCGGCGATGCTGGCGGCCAGGGTTCCTTCGGTTCCGACGCCGATGGCTGCCGGGGCGCGCAGCTGCTCGGCCAGCCGTCGGGTGAAGCCTTGCAGGGTCCAGTCCACCAGTTCGCGGGCGCGCAGCGGCAGGATCAGTCCCAGGTATCCGGGTTTCAGCGAGCCGGCGAGGATGCCAAGGTGCAGGGTGTCGGCGAGCTGATCGAGCACGTCCAGCAGCGCACGGTCGGCCAGCTGGGTTTCGGTGGGGGTTCCGGAACCGGCCAGCGAAATGACCACCGGGACGTAGTAGGGCGCGGCGGCCAGGCCCAGCGCTTGGGTGCGGATGGCGATCTCCTTGGGCGTGTAGCTGTGCCCGGCCTGCAGTTCGTGCAATGTGGAGGTGCGCGCCTGGTAGAGC comes from Glutamicibacter arilaitensis Re117 and encodes:
- a CDS encoding ABC transporter permease gives rise to the protein MTVMTKKGLTDLRSAEEIRAERRKGRTGIFLIAPGMLVLALFFALPVVVLLAMSLYVKPEGAEIGEFVPGFEISNYATVLAAYWPDLIRSFGFALIATVLALLIGFPMAYLVAVRLREKTLLQGILLVLLIAPFFSSFILRTQAWKQILADEGFIAQSLKFLAILPADGHLTATPFAVVAGLTYNFLPFMVLPIYANLGRLDTRLLEASGDLYASPMTSFFKVTLPMSAPGVFAGTLLTFIPAAGDYVNAALLGNNRNTTMIGQVIDSRFFKVIDYPGASALSFVLMISILILVTIYIRRFGTEELM
- a CDS encoding ABC transporter ATP-binding protein, which encodes MTTLASRTETTTTGADLHLSGITKRFASFVAVKDLDLVVPSGTFFALLGPSGCGKSTTLRMIAGLEAPSEGSISIGGQDVTGLASHQRPVNTVFQSYALFPHMSVLENVAFGLKRKKDKQAMEKAKAGLELVELGHLANRKPIQLSGGQQQRVALARALVNRPQVLLLDEPLGALDMKLRRQMQLELKNIQTEVGLTFIHVTHDQEEAMTMADVVAVMNGGKIEQMGPPRELYELPKTAFVANFLGKSNLMRGKVTQNNAGMLSVLVNGQTILLPEDRAVQNSGEVVLGVRPEKISISREGYEGENRLSGTVIDVSFTGTTTEYLVEVDGIGTIGTFSQNRGQQPAEEGDTVYLSWDARHSFGLAGNEHEDAGVDQP
- a CDS encoding ABC transporter substrate-binding protein; protein product: MTRQRAINDQRQRLLRGIGSAQASRRSVLAGSAGLALAGLLSACGTKSTGTAASAALSPAKDLSDSEKIVNWANWTLYLDYDDETRKYPTLQRFMKESGLEANYVEDIDSNDSYYGKVQSQLSAGQDIGQDLMVLTDWMAERIIRQGYVQDLNHANIPNIKNLLPQLQDVRFDPGRKKSLTWQSGYTGLVWNKDVFPKGLENVEDLWDPALKGRITMLDEMRDTMPMLLLDQGVDIAGNWGQDEYSSALEVLEKNIGNGMIRQVKGNSYKQDLISGDAIAGLAYSGDITQLNFEEGNKWEFALPERGGLLWSDNFMVPMGATHKTNAEKLMDFYYQPDVAAEVAAYVNYLCPVDGAQEQMEKIDPELVSDPLIFPTQDFLKRATTERELSVEEETDFQNQFQEVIGV
- a CDS encoding ABC transporter substrate-binding protein, with the protein product MSHSQRRLPQDPQVRALVQAMGQRSYSRRSVLSTAGALGLTGLLAACGTGGSSSGTKNAEAVKDISSSDPTVNWANWTLYLDYDEKKKTYPTLDAFTKQSGIKVNYVEDIDGNDSYYGKVQGQLKAGQDIGQDIITLTDWMAGRLIRQGYTQELNLANIPNSANLLPSLQEVDFDPGRKHSLTWQSGYAGIAWNKKAFPKGMKSVEDLWDPSLKGRITVLDEMRDTIGLLMMQNGVDIAGDWGENEFGAATDLLRKNIDNGQIRQVKGNSYKQDFISGDAIAGIVWSGDIVQMNFENDDQWEFIIPEAGGTLWSDNMMVPVGSPRKTNAEKLMDFYYDPAVAAEVAAYVNFICPVEGAKEEMEKIDPELVGNPLIFPTDVDLAKAHVFRSLEADEETTLNSEFQSAIGA
- a CDS encoding Lrp/AsnC family transcriptional regulator, with amino-acid sequence MTLPPHPAQAIDEISKEIIEQLQEDGRRSYAAIGKAVGLSEAAVRQRVQKLVESRVMQIVAVTNPLELGFTRQAMIGVVAANDISGTADLIAELPEVDYCVVTAGTSDILAEVICSNDEDLLRVIGTIRGIEGVVSTNTYTYLSLKKQEYNWGTR
- a CDS encoding aspartate aminotransferase family protein — protein: MNTPRGTDRQQAARDHLWMHMARHSGISQGGHVPIISRGEGHKIYDDAGREYFDGLAGLFVVNAGHGRAELAEVMAKQAEKLAFMPLWSYAHEPAIDLAERLASYAPGDLNRVFFTTGGGEAVESAFKLAKQHFKMKGKPGKTKVISRALAYHGTPQGALAITSLPDMKTPFEPLVPGTFRVPNTNFYRAPEMFADNEKDFGLWAAERIREAIEFEGADSVAAVFLEPVQNSGGCFPPPPGYFDRVREICDEYDVLLVSDETICAFGRIGSMFACNDFGYVPDIITSAKALTSGYVPLGVMVVSDKLFEPFTKGDSTFYHGYTFGGHPVAAAVAMANLDIFEREGLNENVKNNADAFKSTLSKLTDLDIVGDVRGAGYFYGIELVKDKATKETFNDAESERLLRDYLSPALWEAGLYCRADDRGDPVIQLAPPITIGQPEFDQIESILRTVLKEAANKI
- a CDS encoding ImmA/IrrE family metallo-endopeptidase, producing MTLEPTRIRLARERAALSRSALAASLGICERELAHAPEALSLALAEALGCAPQFFQLPATQAIDIGRIFFRSPRRTSTAQKVAAAALGRHGVELYNLITQTFRLPQTEVPELCGFTPEDADAQLRTEWALGCGALPDVLHLLESHGVRVLSLPASLEEVKTFSFWEDGQAFIFLASGSRNAQRLALAHELGHLLMHSTLGENREQLAVAEREADEFAARLLLPALSLQVRVSDSLQIPQLLLLEEHFGAPAKVILAHARACHLLGEDAYQWLSQELALEPPAEHQQLVSRVFSLVFPSLQRDHRASTARIGRELGLTAEQIHELSFGQAFVLLEGQNRCDTGEAVRGHLRAL
- a CDS encoding HNH endonuclease signature motif containing protein — translated: MSTQTAQALKDLADAKALMASALQRLSGDIPAGHAACKAMLIEAVSEDVAREQIHCAHSLRATGAHKLTQDSLQNITEAGLDPTMEQLEAAEGRTTTGRTHFKDAKGLMVHWLGIALGAASTRLVQADCLIGGVDDAGQPIAAWLPELAEEFEGRNLDPRLVASTALKLHSARKDLGEGTAGEAKKQELQDQATAFLRAEPKTARKHINDLISQIKSGQRPMKALLDEIGIFKRGMRKGLVEYLLRVLPSQDAYVQAFFTRLGNPATAAGNRQGLKDAEAQFTGQEASDWDDGETKPEWAREDADSEQELSDSKENRATGQGEPGQWEDLKPERRRLVGFMALLMTDRKPTGSQPEEIPGLARAQVSIILNWEKMQQQASSFAVTSAGTPLSPGETRAALCNAGIYPLVLNSKSLPLDLGRTQRFFSKAQGRAIRAAYRGCSYPGCSMPAEQCEIDHLDPWEKGGRTDIKSADLNCLIHHPARHCGLFHAVKVPGSRPMVLLPPELDPEQKLRFNTYFMTPDEASAANTLAEEATRQWRAGLIEVEIVEP
- a CDS encoding PucR family transcriptional regulator; translated protein: MLTVNEVLQLPVVQAAAPQVLCGTGLEAQLRWVHVTESTENIDLLLGRELILTTLRNVSDVRAFITALRNAGAVGVIIEELTGMALDVADLGIPVIALRNTTRFVSITEVIHQKLVAQQLEALQFSRRVHEIYTELSLTEANEAQIVTRTAQLLDAPVVLEDLRHHVLAESGAELESWIDRSKFVGFLEHTGRAGAENWLQTPVGAVRSRWGRLVIPEALEDDDRAALVLERAGQALTIARLSGRDQRELLYQARTSTLHELQAGHSYTPKEIAIRTQALGLAAAPYYVPVVISLAGSGTPTETQLADRALLDVLDQLADTLHLGILAGSLKPGYLGLILPLRARELVDWTLQGFTRRLAEQLRAPAAIGVGTEGTLAASIAGLEEAAHVAQIVPHLPTRAQPYYRFADLRLRGVLSAMGADPKMRTFALAELSGLLSPVDEPALELLELYLAHGGNKSALAKAGYLSRPTLYARLAKLETKLGVQLDSAESRASLQVALLWYRMHG